One part of the Quercus lobata isolate SW786 chromosome 7, ValleyOak3.0 Primary Assembly, whole genome shotgun sequence genome encodes these proteins:
- the LOC115952184 gene encoding uncharacterized protein LOC115952184 — protein sequence MSAGVCGKRVGFEEIFGPSSPTSCPSAKRPRSSSFGSGSDDSVSVLLQMFPDLDPQLVERVCRNHNNKIEDAVVSLRAISFADVNARNRSQSSDCTNIANCGDVPCQSSATCSQMPEQRVEDVKDMRTTVDYGNTMDGSKWVDLFVHEMMNATDIDDARGRATRILEAFEQSITAPSRASEELEHASLKEHLQSLLNDNQILKRAVAIQHERNLEQEERIKGVEQLKHLLSQYQEQIRSLELTNYSLKLHLQRAQESSSIPGRFHPDLY from the exons ATGTCTGCCGGGGTTTGCGGaaaacgggtcgggttcgaagaAATTTTCGGACCTTCGTCTCCGACGTCGTGCCCTTCTGCTAAGAGACCCAGGTCGTCCAGTTTCGGATCCGGATCCGATGACTCTGTATCTGTTTTGCTCCAAATGTTCCCCGACTTGGATCCACAG ttgGTGGAAAGAGTTTGTAGGAATCACAATAATAAGATTGAAGATGCTGTTGTGAGTCTACGAGCAATTTCTTTTGCTGATGTTAATGCAAGAAATAGATCACAAAGCTCTGATTGCACGAATATTGCAAATTGTGGTGATGTTCCTTGTCAAAGCTCTGCGACAT GCAGTCAAATGCCGGAGCAGAGAGTTGAAGATGTAAAGGACATGAGAACAACTGTTGACTATGGAAATACAATGGATGGGTCTAAGTGGGTCGATTTGTTTGTGCATGAAATGATGAATGCGACAGACATTGATGATGCTAGGGGACGTGCTACAAGgattctggaggcttttgaacAGAGTATAACTGCCCCATCAAGGGCATCAGAGGAG CTGGAGCATGCGTCTCTAAAGGAGCATCTGCAGAGCTTGTTAAATGATAATCAGATTTTAAAGAGAGCGGTTGCCATCCAGCATGAACGCAATTTGGAGCAAGAAGAGAGGATAAAGGGGGTTGAACAGCTAAAACATCTGTTAAGCCAATATCAAGAACAAATTCGAAGTTTAGAG CTCACAAACTACAGCTTGAAGCTCCATCTGCAGAGGGCACAAGAAAGTAGCTCAATTCCTGGGCGATTTCATCCTGACCTATATTAA
- the LOC115952547 gene encoding dolichyl-diphosphooligosaccharide--protein glycosyltransferase subunit 4A → MIDDQDLGFFANFLGVFIFVLVIAYHYVVADPKYEGN, encoded by the coding sequence ATGATCGACGATCAGGACCTCGGCTTCTTTGCCAATTTCCTTGGAGTGTTCATTTTCGTACTGGTGATAGCATATCATTACGTGGTGGCTGACCCGAAATATGAAGGCAACTAA